One Dama dama isolate Ldn47 chromosome 31, ASM3311817v1, whole genome shotgun sequence genomic window carries:
- the LOC133050204 gene encoding transmembrane protein 45A-like, with product MGDFKGHALPGFFLITLGIWWTTKCVLKYAFKKQKRTSYYDSKALFCRIDLLEGIVLAGMALIGILGGQFVPGGPHLILYDYKKDQWVRLLDWHHFTMYLFFGLLGVTNILCSTIRSLPASFSKLMLLNALFVEAFVFYNHTHGREMLDIFVHKLLVLVICLTGLIAFMELFIQAKITVELLRTSLFLLQGSWFWQIGFVLYPFNGGPPWDLMDHNNIMFLTICFCWHYATAIIITGAIYAFVTWLVKSRFTRFCPSEVELLKNAEREQDSEEEM from the exons ATGGGGGATTTCAAAGGCCATGCTCTCCCTGGATTCTTCCTCATTACTTTGGGGATTTGGTGGACTACCAAGTGTGTTCTGAAATATGCCTTCAAAAAGCAGAAGCGGACTTCCTACTATGATTCCAAAGCACTATTCTGTCGAATAGATCTGTTGGAGGGAATTGTACTAGCTGGAATGGCTTTAATTG GCATCCTTGGAGGACAGTTTGTGCCTGGAGGACCACACTTGATCTTATACGACTACAAGAAGGATCAGTGGGTCAGACTCCTAGACTGGCATCATTTTACCATGTACCTCTTCTTTGGGCTGCTGGGTGTGACAAACATCTTATGTTCCACCATCAGGTCACTTCCTGCCTCCTTTAGCAAGTTGATGCTATTAAATGCCTTATTTGTGGAGG CTTTTGTCTTCTACAATCACACTCATGGCCGGGAAATGCTGGACATCTTTGTGCACAAGCTTCTGGTCTTGGTCATCTGTTTGACAGGCCTGATTGCCTTCATGGAGCTCTTTATACAGGCCAAGATAACCGTGGAACTTCTGCGGACAAGCCTTTTCCTGCTTCAGGGAAGCTGGTTCTGGCAG ATTGGGTTTGTCCTTTATCCCTTCAATGGAGGCCCTCCGTGGGATTTAATGGATCATAACAACATTATGTTTCTCACCATATGCTTTTGTTGGCATTATGCAACAGCCATTATCATCACTGGAGCAATTTATGCCTTTGTCACCTG gttgGTTAAATCTCGATTTACGAGGTTCTGCCCTTCAGAAGTTGAACTCCTGAAAAATGCTGAACGAGAACAAGATTCGGAGGAAGAGATGTGA